A region of Mugil cephalus isolate CIBA_MC_2020 chromosome 3, CIBA_Mcephalus_1.1, whole genome shotgun sequence DNA encodes the following proteins:
- the brd7 gene encoding bromodomain-containing protein 7 isoform X1 yields the protein MGKKHKKHKSEKHGYEEHVERPLKLVLKVSGNEVTTGSSSRDTFYDEQPADLDKPKDKKKKKKKDKERSLGSPEDDRGKKKMTKKKKGQDGDGEDDREQSRTPIRSELDKQEEKEQTPLQEALYQLIRQLQRKDPSAFFSFPVTDFIAPGYSLIIKRPMDFSTMKDKVKRESYQSLDELKVDFRIMCENAMIYNKPETIYHKAARKLLHSGMKILSQERLDSLKKSIDFMSGLDPSAKHQVKTEEQGGSSLDQNKEGPMTTDSSESSQTPSTPRQDKDSKDEAVKAEKELEEIRKVIEESGGKLSNRLLQSDLEFVRRKSDGSTTLAILNPADPSAGEAGYCPVKLGMMSNRLQNGVNTLQGFREDKRNRITPVAYMNYGPFTSYAPTYDSSFANVSKEDSDLIYSVYGDESSLQGSDSLSEFVARSDEYVYKMADNLLDAVTNGEHSKTLKEAELQTEGPDKSQGEKDSVEVAESSVANRLDFLHSAAGLQTDGELSGEALHFQQKLDETTKLLRDLQEAQKERLSAKQPPNLICLLAPTTKELELAEKVTGNLAELTGQVAPCDVSSVYGIRKAMGIAVPADPLDPFIDLTTVQETAEPMETLSSCPDVVPVVAV from the exons ATGGGCAAGAAGCATAAAAAGCACAAGTCCGAAAAACACGGATATGAAG AACACGTGGAGAGGCCACTGAAGCTGGTGTTAAAAGTGTCGGGAAACGAAGTGACGACGGGAAGCTCGAGCCGGGACACATTTTACGACGAGCAGCCTGCGGACTTGGACAAACccaaagacaagaaaaagaaaaagaagaaggataAAGAGAGGAGCCTTGGCTCACCAGAAGatgacagaggaaagaaaaag ATgactaagaagaagaaggggcaggatggagatggagaggatgaCCGTGAGCAAAGCAGAACTCCCATACGCTCAGAGCTGGATAAGCAGGAAG AAAAAGAACAGACTCCCCTGCAAGAAGCTTTGTACCAGCTCATCAGGCAGCTCCAAAG GAAAGACCCCAGTGCATTCTTCTCATTTCCTGTGACGGACTTCATCGCTCCTGGCTACTCTTTAATCATCAAGCGTCCTATGGACTTCAGCACAATGAAGGACAAAGTAAAGAGAGAGAGCTACCAGTCATTGGATGAACTCAAG GTGGACTTCAGGATCATGTGTGAAAACGCCATGATTTACAACAAACCTGAGACGATCTACCATAAAGCTGCAAGAAAACTGCTGCACTCCGGCATGAAGATCCTGAGCCAG GAAAGACTGGACAGCCTGAAGAAGAGCATAGACTTTATGTCTGGCCTCGACCCTTCTGCCAAACACCAAGTAAAGACCGAGGAACAAGGGGGCAGCAGCCTGGACCAAAACAAGGAGGGACCCATGACCACGGACAGCAGCGAGAGCTCCCAGACACCCAGCACACCCAG acAGGACAAGGACTCCAAGGATGAAGCAGTGAAGGCAGAGAAAGAGCTTGAGGAAATCCGCAAGGTCATTGAGGAGTCTGGAGGAAAGCTCTCCAACAGACTGCTGCAAAGTGAT TTGGAGTTTGTGAGGCGGAAGTCTGATGGCTCCACCACTCTGGCTATCCTCAACCCGGCAGATCCGTCAGCAGGAG AAGCTGGTTACTGTCCTGTCAAACTGGGCATGATGTCCAATCGACTGCAGAACGGTGTGAACACCCTGCAGGGCTTCAGAGAGGACAAGAGGAACAGGATCACTCCTG TGGCCTACATGAATTATGGGCCGTTCACCTCTTACGCACCCACCTACGACTCCAGCTTCGCCAACGTCAGCAAGGAGGACTCTGACCTCATCTACTCCGTCTATGGAGACGAGTCCAGCCTGCAGGGCTCAGACAG CTTGTCAGAGTTCGTGGCCAGATCAGACGAGTACGTGTACAAGATGGCAGACAATCTTCTGGATGCAGTGACGAACGGAGAGCATTCAAAGACCTTGAAGGAGGCCGAGCTT CAGACGGAGGGGCCAGACAAATCACAAGGGGAGAAGGATAGTGTGGAG GTAGCTGAAAGCAGTGTAGCGAACAGACTGGACTTCCTGCACTCCGCTGCAGGCCTGCAGACAGACGGGGAGCTCTCCGGGG AGGCCCTTCACTTCCAGCAGAAATTGGACGAAACTACAAAGCTCCTGCGCGACTTGCAGGAAGCACAGAAGGAGCGTCTGAGCGCCAAGCAGCCACCAAACCTGATCTGCTTGCTGGCCCCGACTACcaaggagctggagctgg CTGAGAAGGTCACTGGGAACCTGGCCGAGCTGACTGGTCAAGTGGCCCCATGTGACGTGAGCAGCGTCTACGGCATCAGGAAGGCCATGGGCATCGCTGTTCCTGCAGACCCACTGGATCCCTTCATTGACCTCACTACAG TGCAGGAGACGGCCGAACCAATGGAGACGTTGTCAAGCTGTCCAGACGTGGTTCCAGTCGTCGCTGTGTAA
- the brd7 gene encoding bromodomain-containing protein 7 isoform X2, with the protein MGKKHKKHKSEKHGYEEHVERPLKLVLKVSGNEVTTGSSSRDTFYDEQPADLDKPKDKKKKKKKDKERSLGSPEDDRGKKKMTKKKKGQDGDGEDDREQSRTPIRSELDKQEEKEQTPLQEALYQLIRQLQRKDPSAFFSFPVTDFIAPGYSLIIKRPMDFSTMKDKVKRESYQSLDELKVDFRIMCENAMIYNKPETIYHKAARKLLHSGMKILSQERLDSLKKSIDFMSGLDPSAKHQVKTEEQGGSSLDQNKEGPMTTDSSESSQTPSTPRQDKDSKDEAVKAEKELEEIRKVIEESGGKLSNRLLQSDLEFVRRKSDGSTTLAILNPADPSAGEAGYCPVKLGMMSNRLQNGVNTLQGFREDKRNRITPVAYMNYGPFTSYAPTYDSSFANVSKEDSDLIYSVYGDESSLQGSDSLSEFVARSDEYVYKMADNLLDAVTNGEHSKTLKEAELTEGPDKSQGEKDSVEVAESSVANRLDFLHSAAGLQTDGELSGEALHFQQKLDETTKLLRDLQEAQKERLSAKQPPNLICLLAPTTKELELAEKVTGNLAELTGQVAPCDVSSVYGIRKAMGIAVPADPLDPFIDLTTVQETAEPMETLSSCPDVVPVVAV; encoded by the exons ATGGGCAAGAAGCATAAAAAGCACAAGTCCGAAAAACACGGATATGAAG AACACGTGGAGAGGCCACTGAAGCTGGTGTTAAAAGTGTCGGGAAACGAAGTGACGACGGGAAGCTCGAGCCGGGACACATTTTACGACGAGCAGCCTGCGGACTTGGACAAACccaaagacaagaaaaagaaaaagaagaaggataAAGAGAGGAGCCTTGGCTCACCAGAAGatgacagaggaaagaaaaag ATgactaagaagaagaaggggcaggatggagatggagaggatgaCCGTGAGCAAAGCAGAACTCCCATACGCTCAGAGCTGGATAAGCAGGAAG AAAAAGAACAGACTCCCCTGCAAGAAGCTTTGTACCAGCTCATCAGGCAGCTCCAAAG GAAAGACCCCAGTGCATTCTTCTCATTTCCTGTGACGGACTTCATCGCTCCTGGCTACTCTTTAATCATCAAGCGTCCTATGGACTTCAGCACAATGAAGGACAAAGTAAAGAGAGAGAGCTACCAGTCATTGGATGAACTCAAG GTGGACTTCAGGATCATGTGTGAAAACGCCATGATTTACAACAAACCTGAGACGATCTACCATAAAGCTGCAAGAAAACTGCTGCACTCCGGCATGAAGATCCTGAGCCAG GAAAGACTGGACAGCCTGAAGAAGAGCATAGACTTTATGTCTGGCCTCGACCCTTCTGCCAAACACCAAGTAAAGACCGAGGAACAAGGGGGCAGCAGCCTGGACCAAAACAAGGAGGGACCCATGACCACGGACAGCAGCGAGAGCTCCCAGACACCCAGCACACCCAG acAGGACAAGGACTCCAAGGATGAAGCAGTGAAGGCAGAGAAAGAGCTTGAGGAAATCCGCAAGGTCATTGAGGAGTCTGGAGGAAAGCTCTCCAACAGACTGCTGCAAAGTGAT TTGGAGTTTGTGAGGCGGAAGTCTGATGGCTCCACCACTCTGGCTATCCTCAACCCGGCAGATCCGTCAGCAGGAG AAGCTGGTTACTGTCCTGTCAAACTGGGCATGATGTCCAATCGACTGCAGAACGGTGTGAACACCCTGCAGGGCTTCAGAGAGGACAAGAGGAACAGGATCACTCCTG TGGCCTACATGAATTATGGGCCGTTCACCTCTTACGCACCCACCTACGACTCCAGCTTCGCCAACGTCAGCAAGGAGGACTCTGACCTCATCTACTCCGTCTATGGAGACGAGTCCAGCCTGCAGGGCTCAGACAG CTTGTCAGAGTTCGTGGCCAGATCAGACGAGTACGTGTACAAGATGGCAGACAATCTTCTGGATGCAGTGACGAACGGAGAGCATTCAAAGACCTTGAAGGAGGCCGAGCTT ACGGAGGGGCCAGACAAATCACAAGGGGAGAAGGATAGTGTGGAG GTAGCTGAAAGCAGTGTAGCGAACAGACTGGACTTCCTGCACTCCGCTGCAGGCCTGCAGACAGACGGGGAGCTCTCCGGGG AGGCCCTTCACTTCCAGCAGAAATTGGACGAAACTACAAAGCTCCTGCGCGACTTGCAGGAAGCACAGAAGGAGCGTCTGAGCGCCAAGCAGCCACCAAACCTGATCTGCTTGCTGGCCCCGACTACcaaggagctggagctgg CTGAGAAGGTCACTGGGAACCTGGCCGAGCTGACTGGTCAAGTGGCCCCATGTGACGTGAGCAGCGTCTACGGCATCAGGAAGGCCATGGGCATCGCTGTTCCTGCAGACCCACTGGATCCCTTCATTGACCTCACTACAG TGCAGGAGACGGCCGAACCAATGGAGACGTTGTCAAGCTGTCCAGACGTGGTTCCAGTCGTCGCTGTGTAA
- the brd7 gene encoding bromodomain-containing protein 7 isoform X3: MGKKHKKHKSEKHGYEEHVERPLKLVLKVSGNEVTTGSSSRDTFYDEQPADLDKPKDKKKKKKKDKERSLGSPEDDRGKKKMTKKKKGQDGDGEDDREQSRTPIRSELDKQEEKEQTPLQEALYQLIRQLQRKDPSAFFSFPVTDFIAPGYSLIIKRPMDFSTMKDKVKRESYQSLDELKVDFRIMCENAMIYNKPETIYHKAARKLLHSGMKILSQERLDSLKKSIDFMSGLDPSAKHQVKTEEQGGSSLDQNKEGPMTTDSSESSQTPSTPRQDKDSKDEAVKAEKELEEIRKVIEESGGKLSNRLLQSDLEFVRRKSDGSTTLAILNPADPSAGEAGYCPVKLGMMSNRLQNGVNTLQGFREDKRNRITPVAYMNYGPFTSYAPTYDSSFANVSKEDSDLIYSVYGDESSLQGSDSLSEFVARSDEYVYKMADNLLDAVTNGEHSKTLKEAELQTEGPDKSQGEKDSVEMASSDDRCISQLCQHGRGPPWKEHFPSERTRSPLLKNSERTVFSFCAHWRQS, encoded by the exons ATGGGCAAGAAGCATAAAAAGCACAAGTCCGAAAAACACGGATATGAAG AACACGTGGAGAGGCCACTGAAGCTGGTGTTAAAAGTGTCGGGAAACGAAGTGACGACGGGAAGCTCGAGCCGGGACACATTTTACGACGAGCAGCCTGCGGACTTGGACAAACccaaagacaagaaaaagaaaaagaagaaggataAAGAGAGGAGCCTTGGCTCACCAGAAGatgacagaggaaagaaaaag ATgactaagaagaagaaggggcaggatggagatggagaggatgaCCGTGAGCAAAGCAGAACTCCCATACGCTCAGAGCTGGATAAGCAGGAAG AAAAAGAACAGACTCCCCTGCAAGAAGCTTTGTACCAGCTCATCAGGCAGCTCCAAAG GAAAGACCCCAGTGCATTCTTCTCATTTCCTGTGACGGACTTCATCGCTCCTGGCTACTCTTTAATCATCAAGCGTCCTATGGACTTCAGCACAATGAAGGACAAAGTAAAGAGAGAGAGCTACCAGTCATTGGATGAACTCAAG GTGGACTTCAGGATCATGTGTGAAAACGCCATGATTTACAACAAACCTGAGACGATCTACCATAAAGCTGCAAGAAAACTGCTGCACTCCGGCATGAAGATCCTGAGCCAG GAAAGACTGGACAGCCTGAAGAAGAGCATAGACTTTATGTCTGGCCTCGACCCTTCTGCCAAACACCAAGTAAAGACCGAGGAACAAGGGGGCAGCAGCCTGGACCAAAACAAGGAGGGACCCATGACCACGGACAGCAGCGAGAGCTCCCAGACACCCAGCACACCCAG acAGGACAAGGACTCCAAGGATGAAGCAGTGAAGGCAGAGAAAGAGCTTGAGGAAATCCGCAAGGTCATTGAGGAGTCTGGAGGAAAGCTCTCCAACAGACTGCTGCAAAGTGAT TTGGAGTTTGTGAGGCGGAAGTCTGATGGCTCCACCACTCTGGCTATCCTCAACCCGGCAGATCCGTCAGCAGGAG AAGCTGGTTACTGTCCTGTCAAACTGGGCATGATGTCCAATCGACTGCAGAACGGTGTGAACACCCTGCAGGGCTTCAGAGAGGACAAGAGGAACAGGATCACTCCTG TGGCCTACATGAATTATGGGCCGTTCACCTCTTACGCACCCACCTACGACTCCAGCTTCGCCAACGTCAGCAAGGAGGACTCTGACCTCATCTACTCCGTCTATGGAGACGAGTCCAGCCTGCAGGGCTCAGACAG CTTGTCAGAGTTCGTGGCCAGATCAGACGAGTACGTGTACAAGATGGCAGACAATCTTCTGGATGCAGTGACGAACGGAGAGCATTCAAAGACCTTGAAGGAGGCCGAGCTT CAGACGGAGGGGCCAGACAAATCACAAGGGGAGAAGGATAGTGTGGAG ATGGCCTCCTCCGACGATCGCTGCATCAGCCAGCTGTGTCAACATGGCAGGGGCCCGCCGTGGAAAGAACATTTCCCCTCTGAACGCACTCGAAGCCCGCTGTTGAAGAATTCAGAGAGGAccgtgttttctttctgtgcccACTGGCGGCAGAGCTGA
- the brd7 gene encoding bromodomain-containing protein 7 isoform X4 — protein MGKKHKKHKSEKHGYEEHVERPLKLVLKVSGNEVTTGSSSRDTFYDEQPADLDKPKDKKKKKKKDKERSLGSPEDDRGKKKMTKKKKGQDGDGEDDREQSRTPIRSELDKQEEKEQTPLQEALYQLIRQLQRKDPSAFFSFPVTDFIAPGYSLIIKRPMDFSTMKDKVKRESYQSLDELKVDFRIMCENAMIYNKPETIYHKAARKLLHSGMKILSQERLDSLKKSIDFMSGLDPSAKHQVKTEEQGGSSLDQNKEGPMTTDSSESSQTPSTPRQDKDSKDEAVKAEKELEEIRKVIEESGGKLSNRLLQSDLEFVRRKSDGSTTLAILNPADPSAGEAGYCPVKLGMMSNRLQNGVNTLQGFREDKRNRITPVAYMNYGPFTSYAPTYDSSFANVSKEDSDLIYSVYGDESSLQGSDSLSEFVARSDEYVYKMADNLLDAVTNGEHSKTLKEAELTEGPDKSQGEKDSVEMASSDDRCISQLCQHGRGPPWKEHFPSERTRSPLLKNSERTVFSFCAHWRQS, from the exons ATGGGCAAGAAGCATAAAAAGCACAAGTCCGAAAAACACGGATATGAAG AACACGTGGAGAGGCCACTGAAGCTGGTGTTAAAAGTGTCGGGAAACGAAGTGACGACGGGAAGCTCGAGCCGGGACACATTTTACGACGAGCAGCCTGCGGACTTGGACAAACccaaagacaagaaaaagaaaaagaagaaggataAAGAGAGGAGCCTTGGCTCACCAGAAGatgacagaggaaagaaaaag ATgactaagaagaagaaggggcaggatggagatggagaggatgaCCGTGAGCAAAGCAGAACTCCCATACGCTCAGAGCTGGATAAGCAGGAAG AAAAAGAACAGACTCCCCTGCAAGAAGCTTTGTACCAGCTCATCAGGCAGCTCCAAAG GAAAGACCCCAGTGCATTCTTCTCATTTCCTGTGACGGACTTCATCGCTCCTGGCTACTCTTTAATCATCAAGCGTCCTATGGACTTCAGCACAATGAAGGACAAAGTAAAGAGAGAGAGCTACCAGTCATTGGATGAACTCAAG GTGGACTTCAGGATCATGTGTGAAAACGCCATGATTTACAACAAACCTGAGACGATCTACCATAAAGCTGCAAGAAAACTGCTGCACTCCGGCATGAAGATCCTGAGCCAG GAAAGACTGGACAGCCTGAAGAAGAGCATAGACTTTATGTCTGGCCTCGACCCTTCTGCCAAACACCAAGTAAAGACCGAGGAACAAGGGGGCAGCAGCCTGGACCAAAACAAGGAGGGACCCATGACCACGGACAGCAGCGAGAGCTCCCAGACACCCAGCACACCCAG acAGGACAAGGACTCCAAGGATGAAGCAGTGAAGGCAGAGAAAGAGCTTGAGGAAATCCGCAAGGTCATTGAGGAGTCTGGAGGAAAGCTCTCCAACAGACTGCTGCAAAGTGAT TTGGAGTTTGTGAGGCGGAAGTCTGATGGCTCCACCACTCTGGCTATCCTCAACCCGGCAGATCCGTCAGCAGGAG AAGCTGGTTACTGTCCTGTCAAACTGGGCATGATGTCCAATCGACTGCAGAACGGTGTGAACACCCTGCAGGGCTTCAGAGAGGACAAGAGGAACAGGATCACTCCTG TGGCCTACATGAATTATGGGCCGTTCACCTCTTACGCACCCACCTACGACTCCAGCTTCGCCAACGTCAGCAAGGAGGACTCTGACCTCATCTACTCCGTCTATGGAGACGAGTCCAGCCTGCAGGGCTCAGACAG CTTGTCAGAGTTCGTGGCCAGATCAGACGAGTACGTGTACAAGATGGCAGACAATCTTCTGGATGCAGTGACGAACGGAGAGCATTCAAAGACCTTGAAGGAGGCCGAGCTT ACGGAGGGGCCAGACAAATCACAAGGGGAGAAGGATAGTGTGGAG ATGGCCTCCTCCGACGATCGCTGCATCAGCCAGCTGTGTCAACATGGCAGGGGCCCGCCGTGGAAAGAACATTTCCCCTCTGAACGCACTCGAAGCCCGCTGTTGAAGAATTCAGAGAGGAccgtgttttctttctgtgcccACTGGCGGCAGAGCTGA